TTGCCGACGGCGTGATCTTTTCACTCCGTCGGGGGAACGGGGCGGGAATCGGACGATTTCCTCACGAGTGTGGCCAGTAGTGCTCGATCAGCGAGCGAGCCAGAGGCAGCTCGGCCACGACGTCGAAGACCTCGGCACGCAGCGCCTCCACGACGGAGAGCGGAACGGAACGGGCCCCCAGCACTTCGCGCACCCAGTCGGCCGTCTCGCGCACGAGGCGACCGTCGTCGGTGAGAAGGGCGCCTTCGAGCGCGCGCAGGGGCTGCTCCACACAGTCACGGGTCACCAGCGTGAGGTCGTTGTCGGCCACGAGATCACCCCGGTCGACGACGCCCGCGGGTTCCCACCGCTCGGCGATCCGGCGGACGAAGGAATGGTGTTCGGCGTCGAGGGTGCGTTGTTCGGCGACGGCGTCCTGCGGCAGTGCCGGCACCGGTTCGACCGTCGTGGGAAGGTCGTCGACGAGTTCGAGCCCGTCGAGCAGCGTCGGCGCCCACGCCGTCGCGCCGAGCGCCCGTGCCCGCCTGTCGTCCGTCCCGAACGCGGCCCCACCCGCCAACACGGGAACACCGGCCGTGGTCACCGACTCGATGCTCCGTCGGGTGCTGGGAAGCCCTCCGCTCACGGAACAACTGATCGCCACCGCGTCGGGCTCCACCTGGTGCAGATACGAGTAGAGGCGCTCGGCGGGGGTCGCCGCTCCGAGGAACGTCACTTCCCATCCCCGCGCCCGGAAGCTGGTGGCCACCACCATCGCGGCGAGCGCGTGCCACTCGCGTTCGGCGCAGCCGACGATGATGCGGCCCTTCGTGATGGGCCATGACCGCACTCGCCGGGCCACGGCCTCGGTGGCGGCCAGGGAGATACCGGTGGCGATGTGCTCCTGCGCCACCGACCACTCGCCGCTCTGCCATCGCTCACCGATACGACACTGGGCGGGCGTGATCACGTCGCACAGCAACGACACGGGTTCCGCGCGGGCGTCGAGCGCGTCGTCCACCAACGCCACGGCCGTCGAGGCGTCGCCCTTCGCGAGCGCGTGTTCGAACCGGGTGAACAGCTCGACCGAGTCGGTCCCGTAGAAGGCGGAGGCGGCGGCCATGAATTCTTACGCTCCGTTCTGCACTGCTATCAGCGCGATGTCGTCGTGCGCCGCACCGTCGAGATGATCGAGGACGCGCTGCTCCACCGCTTCGCAGAGCGTGGCGGGGGTGGCTCCCGCGTACTCGGGGAGCAGGGCGCGCAGTCGCTCCTGACCGAAGAATCCCTCGCGGCCCCGTGCCTCGTCGACCCCGTCGGTGTAGAGCAGGAGGGTGTCCTTGGTCCCGAGCCGCACTTCGGCCTCGGTGAAGGACAGGCCGGAGATGACGCCCGCCACCGTTCCGGTGACGGTGGGCTCGTCGACGGTGCCGTCCGACCGCAGCACCAGCGGCGGGGGGTGACCCGCCACGGCCACGGTGGCGACCATCGTCCCCTCCTCGGGACGTCGCCGGAACCTCACGCACACCGCCGTCACGAACCGCTGCGAAAGCTGGCTGCGCAGCACCTCGTTCAACGCCCCGAGCACCCTGCCGGGAGAACGATCGAAGAACGCCGCCGTCCTGATCGTCTGCCGGGCGAGGCTGGTGAACACGGCCGCGTCGATGCCCTTCCCGCAGACGTCACCGATGACCACCGTGAAGTCGTCCGCGTCGCCGTGCACGTCGTAGAAGTCGCCGCCGATCCGCAGTCGCTGCTCCCCCGGCCGGTACCGCGCCGCCATGTAGACGCCCGGATACTCGGGCAGCTCCGGCGGGCGCAGCACCCGTTCCAGCGCGTTCGCCATCTGGGCGCGTTCCTCGTAGAGCTTGGCCGACGCCACGATGGCGGCGACCCGGCGGGCGAACTCCTCGGCGTTCCCGGTGTCGTCGGCGGTGTAGGGGCTGCCCCCACCGCGAACCATGACGAAGACACCGTTGGTGGTACCGCCGATGTTCAGCGCGACGGCGAGGACCGTCGTGGGATCGTGGGCGGTGGCCTCCTCCCGCAACGGCGTGGAGGGGATCAGCTCGGCGAGCACGGCGGCGATGTCGTCGTCGGGCGCGGCGTATCGCTCCGCGACCCCCCGGCGCCGGAACCGGCCCAGCCCCTGCAACGGATCGAGGCGACCGAGCAGCACGGGACCGGACACCCCGCCGCTACGGCCGTGGGAGTAGACGGAGACGCTGTCGGAGTCGAAGAACGCGAGCATGGCCCAGTCACCGAAGTGCGGCACGGCGAAGTCCAACGCGCGGAAAGCGGTGCGTCTGACGTTCAGCGAACCCACGAGCTGGCGGGACAGCTCTTCCAGGAAACGTACGTGATCCCAGTCACCGGGACGGGGTGCTCCGGTGAGACTTTCGGCCTTGCGTGATGGTCGATCGAAAGCCGCGTTCACTGCGGCCCCCTCGACAAAGAGGACATCAGGATTCGACTGTACGGGACAAAACCCGCCTTCGACCCCACTGTGGACCGACCGAGTCACAACATTCTCGCTGCGTGAGGGACCGATCGCGCAATGCCACCGATTTCGCGAGAACTCACGCGCGACACGAAGGCCGAGAAGCCGGATACGGAGCCGGCAACAGGACTCGAACCTGCGACCCTCTGTTTACAAGACAGATGCTCTACCAACTGAGCTATGCCGGCCTGAAGCCGCCACCGAGGGTGCGCGGCTCCATCCCAACTATATCGATCGCGATGTGCGCCACAGCGAGCGCCCATCCGCCTCTTCCGTCGCTGCTTACGGACTTGTCGGCGACTACCGTGGAGCAAGGTCACAGTCACACAACAATGTGGTATACGCCACGGGTCGCGAGGTGCAACGGCCGAGGCCGCGCCGCCGATGCTCTCCCGGGGGTAGCTGGGATTTCCAAGGAGGTGGAGATGAAACTGAAGCCGCGCGCTCGTGCGGCCGCACCCAAGCGCCGTCACGCGTGGCAGATCCTGGAAGCACCAGCTGACGAACAATCCGAGAAACGCGCGGGACGCCAGCCGGGGCGTCGGATCCGGCAACGCGCCTGGCACATCCTGGAGCCACCGACGGGCGAACTGCCCGCCGTGGAGCCGCTCCAGGACTCGGCGATCGGCCCCGAACTGCCGGACGAGTCGACCGTCCACCTGGTTCTGGACCTCGTCACACGCATCGGTGAGATCCAGATGGCCAGCGGCGCGGGCGCCTCCGACGTCACGGCGACCATTCTCGCCCTGACTCGCGCACTCGGTCTCCCGCACTGCGAGGTGGACGTCATCTTCACGTCCATCACCGTGAGTTGTCTGCGAGGCAGCGACCTTCCGCCCGTCACCGCGCTGCGAGTCGTGCGGTCGCGCAGCCTCGACTACACCCGGTTGTCGGAGACGGAACGCCTCGTGCAGCGACTGGTCCGGGGCCGGATCAGCGCCGAGGACGCCTACACGGAGCTGTCCCGAATCGCAAACGCCGACCACCCCTACCCGCGGTGGGTCTCGACGCTCGCGTGGGGCGGCATGGCCGGCTTCATCACCCTGCTGCTCGGCGGTACCGGATGGCTGCCGGTGATCTCCTTCGCGATCAGCGCCGTGGTCGACCGCGTGGGCCGGTTGCTCAACAAGGGCGCACTGCCGTTCTTCTTCCAACAGGTGGTGGGTGGCTTCATCGCAACGCTGTCGGCCATCGCCATCGTCAACCTCGACGTCTTCAACCTCGAAAGACCGACACTCGTCGTCGCCGCGGCCCTGACGGTGTTGCTGTCGGGACTTTCCACCGTGTCCGCCGTGCAGGACGCCATCACCGGCTACTACGTCACGGCGGCGGGCCGAACCCTCGAAGTGGCGATCATGAGTGCGGGTCTCATCACCGGAGTCGGTGCCGCGATCAGCATCGCCGCCGAACTGGGTGCCACTCGGACGCCCGTCCCGGCGGCGCCCACGGCCACGCCACTCACGCTGCCCGTGATGATGATCGCCGGCACGGGAGCCGCGGCCTGCTTCGCGTTGGCGTCGTACTCGAAGATCCGCCCGATGGCCGTGGCCGCCGTCGCGGGCGCCGTCGGCGCGGGCGCCTACGGGGCATTGAGCCTCGCCGGGTACAACCAGATCCTCGCGGCCTCGATCGCGGCGACACTGGTCGGGTTCGGTGGTGGCGTGCTCGCCCGGAGGTTGAAGGTCACCCCGCTCGTGGTCGCGGTGTCCGGAATCACTCCCCTACTTCCGGGATTCTCCACCTACCGAGGTATGTCACAGTTGGTCAACAACGGCGACATCAAGATCCTGATGTCGGCGGCGGCGATCGGCCTGGCCCTGGCCGCCGGTGTGGTGCTCGGTGAATTCCTCGCCCAGCCGGTGAGAACGGGGCTCGGCAGGTTGGAACGCAAGCTCGCGGGTCCCCGTATGGCGGGCCCCCTGAACGCTGGCCGCCCCCTCGAATAAGTTCAGCGGGTTACTGTTTGAGCATGCCTTCCGTGCCATTCTCGGAGCAGTCCTCGGAATCGACATCGTCCCCGCGTTCCAACGCAAGCGCTGAATTCGTGGTCGTCGCCAATCGTCTGCCGGTCGACCTCGAACGCACCGCGGACGGCACCCAGCGCTGGACGCAGAGCCCCGGTGGGCTCGTCTCCGCGCTGGAGCCGTTCCTGCGCTCCCGCAAGGGCGCGTGGGTGGGCTGGCCGGGTGTGCCCGACGTGGAGGTCGACGAGTTCAGCGACGACGGACTCGTCCTGCACCCGGTGACGCTGACCTCGGACGAGGTGCGTGACTACTACGAGGGGTTCTCGAACGCCACGCTGTGGCCGCTGTACCACGACGTGGTGGCCAGGCCGGTGTTCGACCGCGGCTGGTGGGAGAGCTACGTGCGCGTCAACCGGCGGTTCGCCGAGGCGAGCGCCGCCGTCGCGGGCAAGGGTGCCACCGTGTGGGTCCAGGACTACCAGCTTCAACTGGTGCCGACCATGTTGCGGGAACTGCGCCCCGACCTGCGTATCGGCTTCTTCCTGCACATCCCGTTCCCCCCGGTGGAGCTGTTCATGCAGCTTCCGTGGCGGGCGGAGATCGTGCGGGGACTCATCGGCGCCGACCTGGTGGGCTTCCACCGCCCCGGCGGCGCGCAGAACTTCCTGTGGCTGGCTCGCCAACTCATCGGCCTGGAACCGAGCCGAGGCTCGGTGGGCGTGCGGTCCAGGCCGGGCATGGTGCAGGTCGGCGACCGAACCGTGCGCGTGGGCGCGTTCCCGATCTCGATCGACGCAGCGGGCCTCGACTCCCTCGCCCGCAGCAAGCCCGTGCAGGAGCGTGCCGCGCAGATCCGCCACGAACTCGGCGACCCGAAGACGGTCCTGCTCGGTGTCGACCGCCTCGACTACACCAAAGGCATCGACCTGCGCCTGCAGGCGTTCCACGAGCTGCTTCAGGAGGGCAGGGTCAAGCCGGAGGACGTCGCCTTCGTCCAGCTCGCCACGCCCAGCCGGGAGCGCGTCGAGCACTACCAGCAGATGCGCACCGAGATCGAACAGATCGTGGGCCGCATCAACGGCGAGTTCGGCCGGGTCGGTCATCCGGCCGTGCACTACCTGCACCAGTCGGTGAACCGCTCGGAACTCGCCGCGTTCTTCTCCGCCGCTGACGTCATGGTGGTGACCCCGCTGCGCGACGGCATGAACCTGGTGTGCAAGGAATACGTCGCCTGCCGACACGACCTCGGCGGAGCGCTCGTGCTGTCCGAATTCGCGGGCGCCGCGGCCGAGCTGAGCAGCGCTTTTCTGGTCAACCCCCATGACCTGGACGGGGTGAAGAACGCACTCGAACAGGCTATTACGCTCGACCCCGCGGAAGGTCGGCGTAGGATGCGCGCCTTGCGTCGTCAGGTTCTGACGCATGACGTCGACAGGTGGGCGCGCTCGTTCCTTGAAGCCCTCGGGACCGAAGCAGCCGCCTGACCTTCCTTCCAGACCGCTGCTCAACTCCCCAAGGAGGAGTGTTGACCGCCGAGGCCCTGCCTGCTGAGCTGCGGCGTGCGATCGTGCAGATCGCCAGGACGCCGCGCCTGCTGGTCGCCTGCGACTACGACGGGACCCTGTCCCCCATCACCACCAACCCGGACGAGGCCCGACCACGTCCCGAGTCGGTGGGGGCGCTGCGTTCTCTCGCCTCGCTGCACGAGACCACCTGTGCGGTGATCTCCGGCCGCGCTCTCCGCGACCTCGCCATCCTCTCGCGGCTACCCGGCGAGATCCATCTCGTGGGCAGCCACGGGTCGGAGTTCGACATCGGGTTCGTGCACGCCCTCGAACCCGAGGCCCGAGAGCTCCATCGCAGGCTGGAGGCCGAGCTGTCGCGCCTCATCGCCGGAGTCGCGGGGGCCTCGCTGGAAGTGAAGCCCGCCAGCGTCGCCGTGCACGTGCGGCGAGCCGAACGCGACGACGCTCGGCGGGTCCTGGCCGCGGTCCACGAGGGTCCCTCCACGTGGGAGGGCGTCACCACGACGGACGGCAAGGAGGTCGTCGAACTCTCCGTGGTGAAGACCGACAAGGGCAGCGCGCTCGACACGCTGCGCCACCAGGCGGGCGCGACCGCCGCCGTGTTCATCGGCGACGACGTGACCGACGAGAAGGCGTTCGCCCGGCTGCAGGGCCCCGACCTCGGCGTGAAGGTCGGCGAGGGAGAAACGCTGGCCCAGTACCGGATCGACGACACCGAGGACGTCGCCACCGTGCTCGCGTTCCTGCTGGAGGAACGCCGCAACTGGCTGTACGGCGAGCAGGCTCCGCCCATCGAGCGCATCTCGATGCTCGCCAACGAACGATCGGTGGCCCTGCTCACCCCGGACGCCAAACTCACGTGGCTGTGCCACCCCGGCCCCGACGCGCCCGCCGTGTTCGCCGACCTGCTCGGTGGTGAGAGCGCGGGACACTTCTCCATCAAGCCGCACCGCAACGGCCTCCCGCTCGGCCAGCGCTACCTGCCCAACACGATGACGGTGGAGACGCGCTGGTCGCGGCTGCTCGTCACCGACTACCTGGAGCCGGGGAGCGCGCCCCACCGCACCGACCTCGTCCGCGTCATCAGCGGGGAGACCACGGCGTCGATCGTGTTCGCCCCGCGACCGGAGTTCGGTGGCGTGCCGGTGCGGCTCCTGCCCGAGGAGGACGGCCTGCGGGTGATCGGCACGTCGGAGCCGTTCGTGCTGCGGTCGCCCGGAGTGCAGTGGGAGATCACCAGCGACGGCCTGCACGACACGGCCAGCGCCCTCGTGTCACTCGAACGCGGCAAGCCCGTGGTGTTGGAGCTGCGCTGCGGCACCACCGACCTCAGCCCGCACGAGCTGCCCGAGAGCGAGCGCAGGGAGCGGGCCGGCCGGTACTGGAGCGACTGGGCCACCGCCCTCAAGCTGCCCCAGGTGGAGCCGGAACTCGTGGCGAGGTCGGCCCTGACCCTGCGGGGCCTCACCGACGCCGACACCGGCGGGGTGCTGGCCGCCGCCACCACGTCGCTTCCCGAGGAGATCGGCGGGGTCCGCAACTGGGACTACCGCTACTGCTGGATCCGCGACGGCGCCATGACGGTGCGCGAGTTGGTGAGTCTCGGCTCGCTGGAGGAGGCCGAGGGTTTCCTGCGCTGGCTGCACGGCGTGCTGTCCACGCTCGCGGGTCCCGAGCGCCTGCACCCGCTGTACACGCTCGCGGGTACGCAAATCGGCGCGGAGGCCGTCATCGACTCGCTGCCCGGCTACAAGGGCTCGCGGCCGGTGCGCGTGGGCAACCTCGCCAACCACCAGGTGCAGCTCGACGTGTTCGGTCCCGTCGTCGAGCTCGTCATGGCGCTCGCCGAGGCGCGAGGCGAACTGCGCGACGAGGACTGGCAGATGGTGCAGGCCATGGCCGAGGCCGTCACCCGCCGCTGGTCGGAGCCCGACCACGGCATCTGGGAGGAACGACACGTCCCCCGGCACCGCGTGTACTCGCGCGTCATGTGCTGGGTGACCATCGACCGGGCCATCAAGCTCGCGGAGATCTACGGCCGCCCCGTGCCCGAGGAGTGGCCCGAACTGCGCGACCGGATCAGCGCGGACGTCCTGGAGAACGGCTGGAACCCGGAGGTGCAGGCGTTCACCACCGCCTACGACGGCACCGACCTCGACGCCGCGTCGCTGTTCGTGGGACTTTCCGGCCTGATCGACCCACAGGACGAGCGGTTCCAGTCGACGGTCACGGCCATCGAGTCCGAACTGCGCAGCGGCTCCACCGTCTACCGGTACCGACGGGACG
The window above is part of the Saccharomonospora glauca K62 genome. Proteins encoded here:
- a CDS encoding cobalamin B12-binding domain-containing protein — its product is MAAASAFYGTDSVELFTRFEHALAKGDASTAVALVDDALDARAEPVSLLCDVITPAQCRIGERWQSGEWSVAQEHIATGISLAATEAVARRVRSWPITKGRIIVGCAEREWHALAAMVVATSFRARGWEVTFLGAATPAERLYSYLHQVEPDAVAISCSVSGGLPSTRRSIESVTTAGVPVLAGGAAFGTDDRRARALGATAWAPTLLDGLELVDDLPTTVEPVPALPQDAVAEQRTLDAEHHSFVRRIAERWEPAGVVDRGDLVADNDLTLVTRDCVEQPLRALEGALLTDDGRLVRETADWVREVLGARSVPLSVVEALRAEVFDVVAELPLARSLIEHYWPHS
- the otsB gene encoding trehalose-phosphatase, with translation MTAEALPAELRRAIVQIARTPRLLVACDYDGTLSPITTNPDEARPRPESVGALRSLASLHETTCAVISGRALRDLAILSRLPGEIHLVGSHGSEFDIGFVHALEPEARELHRRLEAELSRLIAGVAGASLEVKPASVAVHVRRAERDDARRVLAAVHEGPSTWEGVTTTDGKEVVELSVVKTDKGSALDTLRHQAGATAAVFIGDDVTDEKAFARLQGPDLGVKVGEGETLAQYRIDDTEDVATVLAFLLEERRNWLYGEQAPPIERISMLANERSVALLTPDAKLTWLCHPGPDAPAVFADLLGGESAGHFSIKPHRNGLPLGQRYLPNTMTVETRWSRLLVTDYLEPGSAPHRTDLVRVISGETTASIVFAPRPEFGGVPVRLLPEEDGLRVIGTSEPFVLRSPGVQWEITSDGLHDTASALVSLERGKPVVLELRCGTTDLSPHELPESERRERAGRYWSDWATALKLPQVEPELVARSALTLRGLTDADTGGVLAAATTSLPEEIGGVRNWDYRYCWIRDGAMTVRELVSLGSLEEAEGFLRWLHGVLSTLAGPERLHPLYTLAGTQIGAEAVIDSLPGYKGSRPVRVGNLANHQVQLDVFGPVVELVMALAEARGELRDEDWQMVQAMAEAVTRRWSEPDHGIWEERHVPRHRVYSRVMCWVTIDRAIKLAEIYGRPVPEEWPELRDRISADVLENGWNPEVQAFTTAYDGTDLDAASLFVGLSGLIDPQDERFQSTVTAIESELRSGSTVYRYRRDDGLPGSEGGFHLCAAWMIEAYLLTGRRTEAEELFEQLVDAAGPTGLLPEQYDPIAERSLGNHPQAYSHLGLIRCARLLSES
- a CDS encoding threonine/serine exporter family protein; the protein is MKLKPRARAAAPKRRHAWQILEAPADEQSEKRAGRQPGRRIRQRAWHILEPPTGELPAVEPLQDSAIGPELPDESTVHLVLDLVTRIGEIQMASGAGASDVTATILALTRALGLPHCEVDVIFTSITVSCLRGSDLPPVTALRVVRSRSLDYTRLSETERLVQRLVRGRISAEDAYTELSRIANADHPYPRWVSTLAWGGMAGFITLLLGGTGWLPVISFAISAVVDRVGRLLNKGALPFFFQQVVGGFIATLSAIAIVNLDVFNLERPTLVVAAALTVLLSGLSTVSAVQDAITGYYVTAAGRTLEVAIMSAGLITGVGAAISIAAELGATRTPVPAAPTATPLTLPVMMIAGTGAAACFALASYSKIRPMAVAAVAGAVGAGAYGALSLAGYNQILAASIAATLVGFGGGVLARRLKVTPLVVAVSGITPLLPGFSTYRGMSQLVNNGDIKILMSAAAIGLALAAGVVLGEFLAQPVRTGLGRLERKLAGPRMAGPLNAGRPLE
- a CDS encoding alpha,alpha-trehalose-phosphate synthase (UDP-forming), with amino-acid sequence MPSVPFSEQSSESTSSPRSNASAEFVVVANRLPVDLERTADGTQRWTQSPGGLVSALEPFLRSRKGAWVGWPGVPDVEVDEFSDDGLVLHPVTLTSDEVRDYYEGFSNATLWPLYHDVVARPVFDRGWWESYVRVNRRFAEASAAVAGKGATVWVQDYQLQLVPTMLRELRPDLRIGFFLHIPFPPVELFMQLPWRAEIVRGLIGADLVGFHRPGGAQNFLWLARQLIGLEPSRGSVGVRSRPGMVQVGDRTVRVGAFPISIDAAGLDSLARSKPVQERAAQIRHELGDPKTVLLGVDRLDYTKGIDLRLQAFHELLQEGRVKPEDVAFVQLATPSRERVEHYQQMRTEIEQIVGRINGEFGRVGHPAVHYLHQSVNRSELAAFFSAADVMVVTPLRDGMNLVCKEYVACRHDLGGALVLSEFAGAAAELSSAFLVNPHDLDGVKNALEQAITLDPAEGRRRMRALRRQVLTHDVDRWARSFLEALGTEAAA
- a CDS encoding PP2C family protein-serine/threonine phosphatase, translated to MNAAFDRPSRKAESLTGAPRPGDWDHVRFLEELSRQLVGSLNVRRTAFRALDFAVPHFGDWAMLAFFDSDSVSVYSHGRSGGVSGPVLLGRLDPLQGLGRFRRRGVAERYAAPDDDIAAVLAELIPSTPLREEATAHDPTTVLAVALNIGGTTNGVFVMVRGGGSPYTADDTGNAEEFARRVAAIVASAKLYEERAQMANALERVLRPPELPEYPGVYMAARYRPGEQRLRIGGDFYDVHGDADDFTVVIGDVCGKGIDAAVFTSLARQTIRTAAFFDRSPGRVLGALNEVLRSQLSQRFVTAVCVRFRRRPEEGTMVATVAVAGHPPPLVLRSDGTVDEPTVTGTVAGVISGLSFTEAEVRLGTKDTLLLYTDGVDEARGREGFFGQERLRALLPEYAGATPATLCEAVEQRVLDHLDGAAHDDIALIAVQNGA